From the Anaeromyxobacter dehalogenans 2CP-1 genome, the window AGCGCGCCGCGGATCGGAACAGCACGTCCACCGAGGGTCGGTGGCGGGACACCAGCGGGCCGTCCCGCACCTCCACGTGGTAGCGGGCGCCGCTGCGCCGCAGCAGCGTGTGCCGGTTCCCGGGCGCGATCAGCGCCCGCCCCGGCACCACCGCGTCCCCGTCGGCGGCCTCCTTCACCGCCACCGCGCAGAGCCCGTCGAGGCGGCGCGCGAAGGCGGCGGTGAAGACCTCCGGCATGTGCTGCACGATCACCAGCCCGGGCGCGTCCCCCGGGAGCGCGGTGAGCAGCTCGCGCAGCGCCTCGGTCCCGCCGGTGGAGGCGCCCACCACCACCACCCGCTCGGTGGTCTGCAGCACCGCGTCCGGGCGCGGGCTGGCCAGGACGGCGTCGGCGGTGAGCTTCGGCTGCACCAGCGGCGCGCCGGCCCGCGGCCGACCGAGCCGGGCGCGCGCGGCCGCCTTGACCGCGTCGCAGAGGCGCACCCGCGACTCCTCCAGGAACCGCCGCGTGCCGACGCGCGGCTTGGCCACCACGTCCACCGCCCCGCACTCCAGCGCGCGCAGGGCCGGCTCGGCGCCGGCCGTCGCCAGGCTGGAGCAGATCACCACCGGGATCGGGTGCTGCGCCATCAGCCTGCGCAGGAAGGTCAGCCCGTCCATGCGCGGCATCTCGATGTCGAGCGTGATGACGTCGGGCGCCTGCCGGCGCATCCGCTCCACCGCGGCGTACGGGTCGCCGGCGGCGCCGATCACCTCGATCCCCGCGTCGGAGGCGAGCACCGCCGTGAGCGTCTCGCGCACCAGCGCCGAGTCGTCCACCACCAGCACGCGCACGCGTCGCGCGGTTCGCTTCGGCCCGGGCGGCATGTGCTAGCCGCCCTCCCGCCGGCGGTAGACGGTGGGCGCCACCGGGTCGAACGGCACCTCCAGCCCGGCGATGCTCTCCGCGTGTCCCAGGAAGAGGAAGCCGCCCGGGGCGAGGACGCGCGCGAACTGGAGGAGGACCCGCTCCTGCACCGACCGCTCGAAGTAGATGAACACGTTGCGGCAGAAGATCACGTCCATCCGGTCGCGGAGCCGGTAGTCGGCGTCCAGCAGGTTGAGCTGCTCGAGCGCGACGAGCTCACGCACCCGCTGGCACACCCGGACCACCTGCGGATCGCGGACGCTGCGCAGCAGGTAGCGCCGCCGCAGCGGGAGCGGCACGGGCCTGACCTGCGCCTCGGTGTACTCGGCGCCGCGCGCGCGCTCGAGCACGCGGGTGGAGAGATCGGTGGCGAGGATCCCGAAGCGCAGCCCGGCCGCCTGCCGCCCGGCCTCGAGCAGCACCATCGCCAGCGTGTACGGCTCCTCGCCGGTGGAGCAGCCGGCGCTCCACAGCCGGAGCGGCCGCCGCGTCCCCGCGCCGCGCTCGGCGGCGAGCGCCGGCAGCACGTCCCGGACCAGGAGCTCGAAGTGGTGCGGCTCGCGGAAGAAGTCCGTCTTGTTGGTGGTCACGTGATCCACCATCCGGACCATCTCGTCGCCCGCCGCGCCGCCCAGCACGTGCTCGCAGTACTCGCCGAAGCCGGCGAGCCCCAGCTCGCGGACGCGGCGCCCCAGCCGCGACTCCAGCAGCGTCCGCTTCGAGGGGGGCATGCGGATGCCGCAGCGCCCCTCGATGAACGCGCTCAGGCGCGCGAAGTCCCGCGGCGAGAGCGCGGGCGGCCCGGCGAGCCGGCTCGCCGCCGGGCCCGTCGGGCCGCGGTCCGCCCCGCGCCGATCAGCCC encodes:
- a CDS encoding protein-glutamate methylesterase/protein-glutamine glutaminase yields the protein MPPGPKRTARRVRVLVVDDSALVRETLTAVLASDAGIEVIGAAGDPYAAVERMRRQAPDVITLDIEMPRMDGLTFLRRLMAQHPIPVVICSSLATAGAEPALRALECGAVDVVAKPRVGTRRFLEESRVRLCDAVKAAARARLGRPRAGAPLVQPKLTADAVLASPRPDAVLQTTERVVVVGASTGGTEALRELLTALPGDAPGLVIVQHMPEVFTAAFARRLDGLCAVAVKEAADGDAVVPGRALIAPGNRHTLLRRSGARYHVEVRDGPLVSRHRPSVDVLFRSAARYAGRNAVGVIMTGMGDDGAHGLAELKRMGADTIAQDEATSVVFGMPREAIRLGAADRVLPLPAIPPELLRLCR
- a CDS encoding CheR family methyltransferase, whose amino-acid sequence is MLGSRADRRGADRGPTGPAASRLAGPPALSPRDFARLSAFIEGRCGIRMPPSKRTLLESRLGRRVRELGLAGFGEYCEHVLGGAAGDEMVRMVDHVTTNKTDFFREPHHFELLVRDVLPALAAERGAGTRRPLRLWSAGCSTGEEPYTLAMVLLEAGRQAAGLRFGILATDLSTRVLERARGAEYTEAQVRPVPLPLRRRYLLRSVRDPQVVRVCQRVRELVALEQLNLLDADYRLRDRMDVIFCRNVFIYFERSVQERVLLQFARVLAPGGFLFLGHAESIAGLEVPFDPVAPTVYRRREGG